The Columba livia isolate bColLiv1 breed racing homer chromosome 13, bColLiv1.pat.W.v2, whole genome shotgun sequence genome has a segment encoding these proteins:
- the CEBPG gene encoding CCAAT/enhancer-binding protein gamma → MSKTSQQNTATDANGVSVIHTQAHTSGLQQVPQLVPVSPGGGGKAVPPSKQGKKNSFVDRNSDEYRQRRERNNMAVKKSRLKSKQKAQDTLQRVNQLKEENERLEAKIKLLTKELSVLKDLFLEHAHNLADNVQPVGTETTTTNPENNGQ, encoded by the coding sequence ATGAGCAAGACATCCCAACAGAACACTGCTACAGATGCGAACGGAGTAAGCGTGATTCACACCCAAGCACACACCAGTGGTTTGCAGCAGGTTCCCCAGCTGGTGCCTGTTAGTCCTGGTGGAGGAGGCAAAGCTGTGCCTCCGAgcaaacagggaaagaaaaattcctTTGTGGATAGAAACAGTGATGAGTATCGTCAGCGCAGAGAGCGAAACAACATGGCAGTGAAAAAGAGCCGgttaaaaagcaagcagaaagcGCAAGACACGTTGCAGAGGGTCAACCAgctcaaagaagaaaatgaacgTTTAGAGGCAAAAATTAAGCTCCTGACCAAGGAGCTGAGCGTACTGAAAGACTTGTTCCTGGAGCACGCACACAATCTTGCAGACAATGTGCAACCTGTTGGCACtgaaaccaccacaacaaaTCCAGAAAACAATGGACAGTAG